A part of Pseudomonadota bacterium genomic DNA contains:
- a CDS encoding STAS-like domain-containing protein, with the protein EYKLYTLLKEELKNGSNDLVTRSTGQTIRDRIERDIAKEKDGAVIAIDFSGIGVIDYSCADEIVAKLISRLISGEYGDKYIVLTGLNENQKENIEVALERKDLAAIAEIRDNGKVLIGSLNNYLVETLNLIFEKGSITASDLSDSLKLLANTSGTRLLNLHKKRLVKRVPERRNEGTVWVYEKI; encoded by the coding sequence CTGAATATAAACTTTATACCCTCCTCAAAGAAGAGCTTAAAAACGGATCGAATGACCTTGTGACGAGGTCAACGGGGCAGACGATAAGAGACAGGATAGAGCGGGATATTGCGAAAGAGAAAGATGGGGCGGTTATTGCCATTGATTTCTCCGGAATCGGGGTAATTGATTATTCCTGTGCAGATGAGATTGTGGCAAAGCTCATATCCAGACTTATAAGCGGCGAATACGGCGATAAATACATCGTGCTTACTGGTCTTAATGAAAATCAGAAGGAGAATATCGAGGTTGCCCTTGAGCGAAAAGACCTTGCAGCAATAGCGGAAATCAGGGATAATGGGAAAGTCCTTATTGGAAGCCTGAATAACTATCTTGTTGAAACGCTCAATCTGATATTTGAAAAAGGCAGCATTACTGCAAGTGATCTCTCAGATAGCCTTAAACTTCTTGCAAATACAAGCGGGACAAGGTTGTTGAATCTCCATAAAAAAAGGCTGGTAAAAAGGGTTCCTGAGAGAAGAAATGAAGGAACGGTGTGGGTGTATGAAAAGATTTAG